A genomic region of Coriobacteriaceae bacterium contains the following coding sequences:
- a CDS encoding HAD-IIB family hydrolase yields the protein MRRRYCFFDYDGTLRSRSLDAVPASAHAALDKLRENGHFVALATGRLQSDALEVLAPCGIDTMVADGGNSVTIDGKLISIEGMPLEPSRAFAHRLDDEGWAWAVNCENARTCLTRDERYASLVTHLYYTPVVDPALDIDTVDPIYKIFVPCKRGEEQAIDFTGVTWARYSDELIYIEPTDKSRGIRKMMKLLDAPIEDVIVFGDGTNDVDMFRPEWTSVAMGNAVPELKERADLVTSSVDENGIWNACVKLGLIEE from the coding sequence ATGCGACGCAGATATTGCTTTTTCGATTACGACGGGACTCTGCGCTCGCGTTCGCTTGACGCCGTACCCGCTTCCGCACATGCCGCGCTCGACAAGCTGCGCGAAAACGGCCATTTCGTCGCGCTCGCAACAGGGCGCCTGCAATCGGATGCGCTTGAAGTGCTTGCCCCTTGCGGCATCGATACCATGGTCGCCGACGGCGGCAACTCCGTCACCATCGATGGCAAGCTCATCTCCATCGAGGGCATGCCACTCGAGCCCTCACGGGCTTTCGCCCATCGTCTCGATGATGAAGGGTGGGCCTGGGCCGTCAACTGCGAGAACGCGCGCACCTGCTTGACCCGTGACGAGCGCTACGCGAGCCTCGTCACGCATCTCTACTACACGCCCGTCGTCGATCCTGCACTCGATATCGATACGGTTGACCCCATCTACAAGATCTTCGTCCCTTGCAAGAGAGGCGAGGAGCAAGCCATCGACTTTACGGGCGTGACCTGGGCGCGCTATTCCGATGAGCTTATCTACATCGAACCAACGGACAAATCGCGCGGCATACGAAAGATGATGAAGTTGCTCGATGCACCCATCGAAGACGTCATTGTCTTTGGAGACGGTACGAACGACGTCGACATGTTTCGTCCCGAATGGACAAGCGTCGCCATGGGCAACGCCGTACCCGAGCTCAAGGAGCGTGCCGACCTCGTGACGAGCAGCGTGGACGAGAACGGCATCTGGAACGCCTGCGTGAAGCTAGGGCTCATCGAAGAATAG
- the clpX gene encoding ATP-dependent Clp protease ATP-binding subunit ClpX yields the protein MSDTTTGNSNRRCSFCGKTEEEAGGALVTLPPNTPVCPACLEREVNKMSQLFGFTMPGQNTDDNKPTRTTTDEQGNQIEEVDGEPVDGENSNDNANNGPFGGWSPIGFFTGSGSGSPFGMGAPVQQPKRKEGEPIMAPVPKPHELKAQIDEYVVGQELAKKIVAVSTYNHYKRYDATQKSDVQIDKSNILMLGPTGTGKTYIIKTLANLLDVPLAIADATTLTQAGYVGDDIESIITKLITAAEGDIERAEHGIVYIDEIDKIAKRNGGPEGTGGGRDIGGESVQQGLLKVLEGTTMEVPLSGGMKTPFSQNATIDTSNILFICGGAFPGLDDIIKKRLNKSAGVGFGSAVRENYDEDRDILKSVKVEDLKEYGLIPEFLGRLPILCTMEALDEQMLFDILVKPHDAIIKQYQALMAFDDVELEFDESALHEIARLALEQDTGARALRAIIERFMLDIMYEVPKDDTIGSVVITGDYIRGEGAPIIRPRGQQALPDTSDSLLPEAETVA from the coding sequence ATGTCCGATACCACGACCGGCAACTCGAATAGGCGCTGCAGCTTCTGCGGCAAGACCGAAGAGGAAGCCGGCGGCGCGCTTGTGACGCTGCCTCCCAATACGCCCGTATGCCCCGCCTGCCTCGAGCGCGAGGTCAACAAGATGTCGCAGCTCTTTGGGTTTACCATGCCGGGACAGAACACCGATGACAACAAGCCCACGCGCACGACTACCGACGAGCAGGGCAACCAGATCGAGGAAGTCGACGGCGAGCCCGTCGATGGCGAGAACTCCAACGACAATGCCAACAATGGCCCCTTTGGCGGTTGGAGCCCCATTGGCTTTTTCACGGGCAGCGGCAGCGGCAGCCCCTTTGGCATGGGCGCGCCCGTGCAGCAGCCCAAGCGCAAGGAGGGCGAGCCCATCATGGCACCCGTCCCCAAGCCGCACGAGCTCAAGGCCCAGATCGACGAGTACGTCGTCGGACAGGAGCTCGCGAAGAAGATCGTGGCCGTGTCGACATACAACCACTACAAGCGCTATGACGCGACGCAAAAGAGCGATGTTCAGATCGACAAGAGCAACATCCTCATGCTCGGCCCCACGGGCACGGGCAAGACCTACATCATCAAGACGCTCGCCAATCTGCTCGATGTGCCGCTGGCCATCGCGGATGCGACCACGCTTACCCAGGCCGGTTACGTCGGCGATGACATCGAGAGCATCATCACCAAGCTCATCACCGCGGCCGAGGGCGATATCGAGCGTGCCGAGCATGGCATCGTCTACATTGACGAGATCGACAAGATCGCCAAGCGCAATGGCGGTCCAGAGGGCACGGGCGGTGGTCGTGATATCGGCGGCGAATCCGTCCAGCAGGGCCTGCTCAAGGTGCTTGAGGGCACGACGATGGAGGTGCCGCTTTCGGGTGGCATGAAGACGCCCTTCTCGCAGAACGCCACCATCGACACGAGCAATATCCTCTTCATCTGCGGTGGCGCCTTCCCCGGTCTGGACGACATCATCAAGAAGCGCCTCAACAAGAGCGCGGGCGTGGGCTTTGGCTCCGCCGTGCGCGAGAACTACGACGAGGACCGTGACATTCTCAAGAGCGTCAAGGTCGAAGACCTCAAGGAGTACGGTCTCATTCCGGAGTTCCTCGGTCGTCTGCCCATCCTGTGCACGATGGAGGCTCTCGACGAGCAGATGCTCTTCGATATTCTCGTCAAGCCGCATGATGCCATCATCAAGCAATATCAGGCTCTCATGGCCTTCGATGATGTTGAGCTCGAGTTTGACGAATCTGCCCTGCACGAGATTGCCCGCCTGGCTCTCGAGCAGGATACGGGTGCACGTGCCCTGCGTGCCATCATCGAGCGCTTCATGCTTGACATCATGTATGAGGTTCCCAAGGATGACACGATCGGCTCGGTGGTCATCACCGGCGATTACATCAGGGGCGAGGGTGCCCCGATCATTCGCCCACGCGGCCAGCAGGCACTACCCGATACGTCGGACAGTCTGCTCCCCGAGGCCGAAACGGTGGCTTAA
- a CDS encoding LCP family protein — MSAQSQADQARVQGHADARRRGRTQAVGATADYAPTKYVGRKRGMSRGKKIALGIVIALAVILACGGIAVGLWYNNIANNIKGNQDITNLAAPAADEPYYVLLMGSDAREGWEPVDEYNDGERSDSIMVARVDEKAQKVSILSIPRDLRVKIDGHGYGKINSVIEYGGYNLLVSTLNKMLDIKINYYAIVYFQGFLDLVDTLGGVTVEVPEGTADYNMDESEPDIILPAGDAVRLNGEQALVLARCRHGWPIDQGAYAMGDYQRTLNQRNLIKAIAKEVLAQDITRMPALIESLSKCVETNMSVDRIISLAMNMKGMDVESMESAQLPIGASTINGDWQAVMYQDVFAVMDQNFKEGKSLFENLDNFNSEFNDDNVNSNYVDGPVYAYTSYSALHGSPYTEGYTPPASAKVTLQDSSSGGSKSSSSSSSSSKKSSNS; from the coding sequence GTGAGCGCGCAGAGCCAAGCGGATCAGGCGCGCGTGCAAGGTCATGCTGATGCGAGGCGACGTGGTCGCACGCAGGCGGTAGGTGCCACGGCGGATTATGCTCCCACCAAGTACGTGGGACGCAAGCGCGGCATGTCGCGGGGCAAGAAGATCGCCCTCGGCATTGTCATCGCGCTCGCCGTCATCCTCGCGTGTGGAGGCATTGCCGTCGGGCTGTGGTACAACAACATCGCCAACAACATCAAGGGCAACCAGGACATCACCAACCTCGCCGCTCCCGCGGCGGACGAGCCATACTACGTCCTCCTCATGGGCAGCGACGCCCGCGAGGGGTGGGAGCCTGTAGATGAGTACAACGATGGCGAGCGTTCGGATTCGATCATGGTTGCTCGTGTCGACGAGAAGGCGCAGAAGGTCAGCATCCTCTCCATACCCCGAGACCTGCGCGTCAAGATCGACGGCCATGGCTACGGCAAAATCAACTCCGTCATCGAGTACGGTGGCTATAACCTGCTCGTGAGTACGCTCAACAAGATGCTCGACATCAAAATCAACTATTACGCGATCGTCTATTTCCAGGGCTTCCTCGACTTGGTTGATACGCTCGGGGGCGTCACCGTCGAAGTTCCCGAGGGAACGGCTGACTACAACATGGACGAGAGCGAACCGGACATCATCCTTCCCGCGGGCGATGCGGTTCGTCTCAACGGCGAGCAGGCGCTCGTGCTCGCACGCTGCCGTCACGGATGGCCCATCGACCAAGGTGCCTACGCGATGGGCGATTATCAGCGCACGCTCAACCAGCGCAATCTCATCAAGGCCATTGCCAAGGAGGTACTCGCCCAGGACATCACCAGGATGCCCGCCCTCATCGAGAGCCTCTCCAAATGCGTCGAGACGAACATGAGCGTCGACAGGATCATCTCGCTTGCCATGAACATGAAGGGCATGGATGTCGAGTCAATGGAATCCGCCCAGCTGCCCATTGGCGCCTCTACCATCAATGGCGATTGGCAGGCGGTCATGTACCAGGATGTCTTCGCGGTGATGGACCAGAACTTCAAGGAGGGCAAGTCCCTGTTCGAGAATCTCGACAACTTCAATTCCGAGTTCAACGACGATAACGTGAACAGCAATTACGTCGATGGTCCCGTGTACGCGTACACCTCGTACTCGGCGCTTCACGGAAGTCCCTATACCGAGGGCTACACACCGCCCGCTTCGGCAAAGGTCACGCTTCAGGACAGCTCAAGCGGTGGATCGAAGTCGTCCTCGTCTTCGAGCTCGTCATCCAAGAAGTCGTCGAATAGCTAG